One window of the Triticum dicoccoides isolate Atlit2015 ecotype Zavitan chromosome 3B, WEW_v2.0, whole genome shotgun sequence genome contains the following:
- the LOC119280780 gene encoding putative disease resistance protein RGA4, whose amino-acid sequence MAAVLACLLGSCANKLKDIIIDEAILILGVEKEVTEVLRRVELIRCCIYDAEKRRIEERAVNNWLDQLRDFMYDVEEILDVARCKGNKLLPDHPSSSSGKSVACKGLSVSSCFCNIGPRHDVAVRIRSLNKKIENILKDNIFLTFKSSTEPTGNGRTSKMIRSSNLVEPNLVGKEIIHSSRKLVDLVLACKEYKSYKIGIVGTGGVGKTTLAQKIYNDQKIKASFQMHAWICVSQDYSEVTLLKEVLRNIGVHHEQGESIAELQRKLAETIEGKSFFLVLDDVWHSNIWTDLLRPALHETTAGVILVTTRDHQIAMRIGVQHTHRVDLMSVEVGWELLWKSMNIDEEKEVQNLRNTGIEIVRKCGHLPLAIKVTASALASKNLMENEWKRFLDKFAGSQNMLSDEIQGALYLSYDELPHRLKQCFLYCALYTEDSIIRRDEVAWLWIAEGFIEEQQGRLLEDIAEEYYYELIHRNLLQPDKIMFDQAKCKMHDLLRQLALNISREECFVGDVELLRGENMSKLRRVTAVAANRDILVLPSMDKVEVKVRTFLTVWGPQSIEDTLFKRFLLLRVLVLNCSLVQSIPEYIGKLIHLRLLNLDHTGISHLPESVGSLKNLQILCLSWCDDLHTLPSATTLLTSLRCLDLCGTEINRVPKGIGKLKLLTYLGNYPVGDGSDGWRLEELSSFSQMRRLCLIKLERTSHCSTNAVLADKKRLKQLILDWTECGEGSYSEGDVSNTEKVFEQLIPPHTLEELSIRGFFGRQYPTWFGTTYLSSLIYLNLIYVRSCVELPPIGQLPNLKFLQIDGAHAVTKVGLEFVGCKNGDHVCGELVVFPKLELLIFNDMPKWEEWSLFEEVAIADVMGEEGAADMRKEVAQSANLQLLPRLVSLQLMGCPKLRTLPRQLGKNTASLKEVHLIRLNNLKAVEDLPLLSELLVIRKCEGLERISNLPQITDLRVRRCPNLSHVEGLDSLHRLGLGKDMQKTLPRWVPGLQEQHQRHHAEHLDVYTYSTS is encoded by the coding sequence ATGGCAGCCGTTCTAGCATGTTTACTTGGATCATGTGCCAATAAGTTGAAAGATATCATTATTGATGAAGCCATATTAATCCTAGGGGTGGAAAAAGAGGTCACAGAAGTACTGCGACGAGTAGAACTAATACGGTGTTGCATATATGATGCTGAGAAAAGGAGGATAGAAGAGCGAGCAGTAAACAATTGGCTTGATCAGCTGAGAGATTTTATGTATGATGTTGAAGAAATCTTGGACGTGGCTAGATGTAAAGGAAACAAGCTACTTCCTGACCAcccttcatcatcatcaggcaaaTCAGTTGCATGTAAAGGCCTTTCTGTTTCCTCTTGTTTTTGCAACATTGGGCCACGCCATGATGTTGCTGTTCGGATTAGAAGCCTCAACAAGAAGATAGAGAACATTTTAAAGGACAATATATTTTTAACATTCAAAAGTAGTACAGAACCTACTGGAAATGGCCGAACATCCAAAATGATAAGAAGTTCCAACCTTGTTGAGCCCAACCTTGTGGGAAAAGAGATTATACATTCTAGCAGGAAGTTGGTGGACTTAGTTCTtgcatgcaaggaatacaagtcataCAAGATCGGTATAGTTGGAACAGGCGGAGTAGGAAAGACAACACTAGCTCAGAAAATATACAATGACCAAAAAATAAAAGCAAGCTTCCAGATGCACGCATGGATATGTGTTTCACAAGACTACAGTGAAGTGACTCTTCTTAAAGAGGTTCTCCGGAATATTGGTGTGCATCACGAGCAAGGTGAAAGCATAGCTGAGCTGCAGAGGAAGCTTGCAGAAACAATTGAAGGGAAGAGTTTCTTTCTAGTTCTGGATGATGTGTGGCATTCCAACATATGGACGGATTTATTAAGACCTGCATTACATGAAACAACTGCCGGAGTAATATTGGTAACCACAAGAGATCATCAAATTGCAATGCGAATAGGTGTACAACATACCCATCGAGTTGATCTCATGTCAGTAGAGGTGGGATGGGAGCTACTTTGGAAGAGCATGAACATTGATGAAGAGAAAGAAGTGCAGAATTTAAGAAACACAGGGATTGAGATTGTCCGTAAGTGCGGTCACCTCCCTCTTGCAATCAAGGTTACCGCTAGTGCTTTGGCAAGCAAAAATCTAATGGAGAATGAGTGGAAAAGGTTTTTGGACAAATTTGCTGGCTCCCAGAACATGCTCTCGGATGAAATACAAGGAGCTTTGTATCTAAGCTACGATGAGTTACCACATCGTCTGAAGCAGTGTTTCCTTTATTGTGCTTTGTATACTGAAGATTCTATCATTCGTCGTGATGAAGTTGCCTGGCTATGGATTGCTGAAGGCTTCATCGAGGAGCAGCAAGGCCGACTACTAGAAGACATAGCAGAAGAGTACTACTACGAGCTAATACATCGGAATCTCCTCCAACCAGACAAGATAATGTTTGACCAGGCTAAATGCAAAATGCATGACCTCTTAAGACAGCTTGCTTTAAATATATCAAGAGAAGAATGTTTTGTTGGAGATGTTGAATTATTAAGGGGTGAAAATATGTCAAAACTGCGACGTGTTACTGCTGTCGCAGCTAATAGGGATATATTAGTGTTGCCTAGCATGGATAAGGTGGAAGTTAAGGTGAGGACTTTCCTAACTGTTTGGGGTCCACAGAGCATTGAGGATACATTGTTCAAGAGATTTCTGCTTCTTCGTGTTTTGGTACTGAATTGCTCACTTGTACAAAGCATTCCAGAATATATAGGCAAATTGATACATCTACGCCTACTTAATCTAGATCACACTGGCATATCTCATCTTCCAGAGTCTGTTGGCTCCCTAAAGAACCTTCAAATACTTTGCTTGTCATGGTGTGATGATCTGCACACTCTTCCTTCAGCAACGACCCTGTTGACCAGTTTAAGATGTCTTGATCTTTGTGGCACAGAAATAAATCGGGTTCCAAAAGGCATAGGGAAATTGAAGCTCCTCACATATTTAGGAAATTATCCTGTTGGTGATGGAAGTGATGGATGGAGGTTGGAAGAGTTGTCTTCTTTCTCGCAGATGAGGCGTCTTTGTCTTATTAAATTGGAAAGAACATCTCATTGTAGTACAAATGCAGTGCTGGCAGACAAAAAACGTCTAAAACAACTAATACTAGATTGGACTGAATGTGGAGAGGGATCATATTCAGAAGGAGATGTTAGCAATACTGAGAAGGTATTTGAGCAGCTAATACCTCCACACACCCTGGAAGAGCTATCTATCAGAGGATTCTTTGGTCGGCAGTATCCCACCTGGTTTGGTACCACCTATTTGTCTTCATTAATATACTTGAATCTCATATATGTACGATCATGTGTGGAACTTCCACCGATCGGGCAGCTGCCAAACTTGAAATTTCTGCAAATTGATGGAGCACATGCAGTTACCAAGGTTGGACTTGAATttgttggctgtaagaatggtgATCATGTGTGTGGTGAGTTGGTTGTTTTCCCTAAACTTGAATTGTTGATCTTCAATGATATGCCCAAGTGGGAGGAGTGGTCTCTTTTTGAGGAAGTAGCTATTGCTGATGTGATGGGAGAGGAAGGAGCTGCTGACATGCGAAAAGAGGTTGCACAATCTGCAAATTTGCAGCTGCTGCCTCGTTTGGTGAGTTTGCAACTAATGGGTTGCCCAAAGCTGAGGACTCTCCCACGACAGCTTGGAAAGAACACCGCCAGCTTGAAGGAGGTCCATTTAATTCGACTAAACAACTTGAAGGCCGTGGAGGATCTCCCACTGCTCTCCGAGCTCCTTGTTATTAGGAAATGTGAAGGCCTGGAGAGGATCTCCAACCTCCCTCAAATCACAGACCTGCGTGTACGTCGTTGTCCGAACTTAAGCCATGTAGAGGGGCTGGACAGTTTGCATCGGCTGGGGCTGGGCAAGGATATGCAAAAGACCCTTCCCCGTTGGGTGCCTGGGCTTCAAGAGCAGCACCAGCGGCATCATGCCGAACACCTGGACGTGTACACGTATTCTACCAGTTAA